AGGCGTCAATATACTGCAGCGCCGCCGAAATTTCTTCTGTCACAAAATACAATTCATTACAGACCGTTTTGGCAAATTGCTGGTCAATCGCTGTCTCAAACTGCTCCAACAACTTATCGTAAAAGTTATTGATGTTCAAAATGACAATGGGCTTATCGTGATAGCGCAATTGCTTAAGCGTAATGATTTCCAGAACCTCTTCCATGGTTCCGTATCCTCCGGGCAGCGCAATAAACGCATCGGACCGCTCGTCCATAGCAGCCTTGCGCTCGCGCATGCATTTGGTTACCACCAGTTCGTCGCATTTGTCATAGACAACGCCTTCCAAGTTTAAGGCTTCCGGAATGACGCCAATCACCTGTCCCTGGTGCTCATGCACTGCCTTGGCGCAAGCGCCCATCAAACCAGTAATGCCGCCGCCAAAAAGAAACCGGTCTCCCTTCGCTGCGATTTCCCGTCCCAAATGATGCGCCGCGTCAAAATACACCGGATCAATCGTTCTGCTGGAAGAGCTATAGACGCAAATTACTTTGTTCATTGCTTGCTTCTCCTGTTTCCACTATGGTAAAACCTTATACCGCCGCGGTTTGCTTCAATTGTCCGCAGCCGCCTTGAATATCGCTGCCAAAATTATGGAAAATCTCCGCCTCCACCGCTGTCTTCATTGTATTATAAAAATCCAAAACCTCCAAGCGATTCGCAGGGGTCAATCCCTCTATATTGTTTTCGTTATACTGTGAAAGAATCAATTTCAACGGTTTCCCCTGCAAAAGCGTTGTTAAGCGAACCGCATCGTCTGCAGTGTTGTTGAAACCATGAAACAGCATATACCGTATGCGCGCTTTCGTGTTAAAGGCAGCCGCATAAACCGCAGCCGCCTGAATAATCTCCTCAACGCCGTATTCCTGCGTCATGGGAATAATCTGCCTGCGCTGCACATCGGTCGAAGCATGCAACGAAAGATTCAAGCGAATGGAGATATCACTGCCTTGAAAATCCTCGAGCAATTCATAGATCTGCGGCACAATCCCCACCGTAGCTAATTCAAACTGCCGCAGCCCCCAGCGGGAGCGTAGCTCCCAAATGGCCGCCTTGACTTGTCCATAATTGCGCAGTGGCTCGCCCATACCGGCAAACACCACTGCTTCCAACGGCGTTCGCTTGGCATTTTTACGAGTTCGATTACAAAGCTCTACCTGGCCGACAATCTCTTGGGCCGTCAGGTTGCGAATAAACCCCTGCCTGCCTGTGGCGCAAAAGCGACAGCCCATGTGACAGCCTACCTGCGAAGATATACAGACAGTGCTGTTAAAGGTCAGTCTCCGTTCTTCATCCACCATATAAAGCGTTTCGACGGTATGACCGTCTGCCAAACTTACAAGATATTTTTCCGACTGATCACAACTAAGCCGTTTTTGTACTACTTTCATTGCAGCTTCCTCCGCCCTTAGAAAAATAAAATCGCCCTCTGTGACATGCCAGAGGGCGAAAGAAGCAGAAAAACCTGCAAAAGTCCATACCCTCTATCACTCGTAGAGTCAATGGCGGCATACAGGCTTGACTAATGCAGGCGCCTGTACTCAATTGCATTCAATGTACCATAAACAGCCACAGGGTTCATATAAAAAAACTATCAACTTTTGTACTATTCTTGGGGTAAGCGCTGCTGAATATCCAGAAGCGTCTCTACCGGCACGCCGCCGTCCAAGGCGGACAACAGACTCAAATAGAACTCTGCCGCCTGTTCCGTCATCTGCCCGATAAGGCGGGTAAATTCTTCCTCTAAAACTGCGTCATAGCTCGTCTGCATACGGATTTTTTCTCTCTGCAGATATTCATCGGCCAGCACGCTAAGCAGCTCATAGAGCGCTTCCCCCATGACCTTGCTTTCACCCTCCTCAAAAAACGCTTTAGGGTTTTTAAAGCAGGCCAGGGCTTTACCAAAATGCTCTAAAGGCGTCTCTTGAAAAGCGCTCGCAAATTCAAGATGTTCCCTGTTTTCCAGTTCAAACACGGCAAAGGAAAGATCGGTATTGATCTCCCCAATGCGTTCGGCAAGGCTTTGCTGATACGCAGCCCCATGGGTTTGCGCAAAGCGGTCCAACCGTACCGTAGTGGCGCGCAGCTCCTGGGCTAAATCAAAGCCGATCTGCTCTAAGAGCTCCCCTAGCGACTGGCGCAAGGCCTTTTTCAAATCCCGCCCATCGTCTCGCAGCACCGCCGGATTGAAGGCCTCTTTAAAGAAATTGTTGAACCGCAAAAACACTCGCTGTTTGGCATAGTAAAGCAGTTCTTCCAGTTCCTGCAGCAGGCTGCTGCGCAAATTTTGCACGCTTTGCTGCGCTAAAACGGCTGCCACCTCGCCTTGCTCGCTTTCCAGCTTGGCCCGTTTTTGGGCCTTCACCGAGACATCTTCGCGGGCGCTGGCAATAAGAGCGCTTACGCGCTGTCCAACGCGGCGCAGCTCATTTTCGGAGGCCGCCACCGCCAGGTTAGCCAAATCGTTAGCAATAAAATGATAAAAGGCTTCTTCGAACACAGGCATGCCGGAAAGGGCCGCCCCTGTCTGGGCCTGTTTTTCCTTCAGGGCATGCAGGCTCGACAAGGCGTAGAGATGGGGATTGCGCACGCCGTATTTGACAAGCTGCTCTTGCACATAGGCGAGGACGGTTTCTTTTTCTTCTTCGTTGTCGGCCAGGTCAATGGCGTTGATAATAAAGAACATTTTATCCAGCTGGAAGACGTCCTTGACCCGCCCCAGTTGAATCAGAAACTCCCGGTCCGCCTTGGAGAAGGCATGATTGTAGTAGGTAACAAAGAGAATGGCATCAGAGTTTTTAATGAACTCAAAGGCAACGCCTGTATGGCGGGCGTTGATGGAATCCGCCCCTGGCGTGTCGACCAAGGTAATGCCCTTGCGAGTCAGAGGGCAGTCATAGTAAAGGTCAATCCATTCTACAAAGCAGGATTTTTCCTCCACCGCCACATAGTCGCCAAACTCCGCCATAGTTGTTTCCAGCACAGCCCCCAGCTGCTCGCCAAAGGCGGCATAGCCGCGGGCAAAGGCCTGTAAAAAAGCATAGCTGGTTTTCTCCGCCGCCCCGACAGAACCGCCCTGTCCCAAGGCGGCTGCCTTTTCCCTGGCGTCAGCCAAATCAGCCGCCTGCACTTCAAAGAGGCGCAGCGCCTGATTGACATCATCCAACAAGGCCTTGGCATCCTTCACCTTGACGCGCACCGTTCCATGGGGGCAGGTTTCGTTCACCGGCTTAATCTGATTAATGGCTGCTGTTGTCGGATTCGGAGAAACAGGCAGCACTTTCTCACCCAAAAGAGCATTGGCAAAAGAAGACTTACCGGCACTGAACGCTCCGAAGAGGGCGACGGTAAAGCCTTTATGCTCCAAGCGCGCCGCCTTTTCCTCGAGCTCCCTGGCCAGTTTTGCAAAACCAGGCAAATCATGCACAAGATGCGCCGTCTGTTGGAGGGCGCTTGCCGTTTGCTTCATACGATCCGTCGCTTCGACGGCTGCCGCTTTTTTCTCGTTTACCTTAGGCCTGGTTTGGACACAAGGAGGCGCTTTTTTCACGAGTTCCACCTGCCCAGTTTGCGGCGAAACAACGTCAAATTCCTCTTCGTTCTGTGCCAGCAGGCAAAACGCTTCTTCTGTAATTTCCTTCGCTTGGCTAAGCAGCTTATCCGCTTCCGCCTGCGCCAGCTTAGCGGCGGCTTCCTGTTTTTTCAGCTGTTCCAGGGCGGCAATATAACGCTCCAAACCGGCTGATTTTTGCGCCAGCCGCACCTGCAGCGCAGCAGTACGCTCTTGGAGCGCCTCCAGGATATCGACTTCCAGAGAAGCCAGATTTCGTTTCACTGCAAGTTTAATTTCGTTAGCCACGCTCTCCGTATAATTGATGACCGATTCTCCGGAAAGGCGGGCGCCCGGCTTTACCGCGCCCA
Above is a genomic segment from Anaeromusa acidaminophila DSM 3853 containing:
- a CDS encoding TIGR00730 family Rossman fold protein — translated: MNKVICVYSSSSRTIDPVYFDAAHHLGREIAAKGDRFLFGGGITGLMGACAKAVHEHQGQVIGVIPEALNLEGVVYDKCDELVVTKCMRERKAAMDERSDAFIALPGGYGTMEEVLEIITLKQLRYHDKPIVILNINNFYDKLLEQFETAIDQQFAKTVCNELYFVTEEISAALQYIDAYESPVFAERWLTDVK
- a CDS encoding radical SAM protein, coding for MKVVQKRLSCDQSEKYLVSLADGHTVETLYMVDEERRLTFNSTVCISSQVGCHMGCRFCATGRQGFIRNLTAQEIVGQVELCNRTRKNAKRTPLEAVVFAGMGEPLRNYGQVKAAIWELRSRWGLRQFELATVGIVPQIYELLEDFQGSDISIRLNLSLHASTDVQRRQIIPMTQEYGVEEIIQAAAVYAAAFNTKARIRYMLFHGFNNTADDAVRLTTLLQGKPLKLILSQYNENNIEGLTPANRLEVLDFYNTMKTAVEAEIFHNFGSDIQGGCGQLKQTAAV
- a CDS encoding dynamin family protein yields the protein MLQTMNRPADLRTLKGKLAAAYDYVLAHQDFDNAAKIKQLAGKLAQQEFAIAFCGHFSAGKSTIINRLIGENLLPSSPIPTSANLVKVKAGEAYAKVFFKNEKPRMYLAPYDYELVKQYCKDGDQIQEIELSQADCQLPPQVVVLDTPGIDSADDAHRIATESAIHLADLIFYVMDYNHVQSELNFMFTKELTEAGKEVCLVINQVDKHSEQELSFADFQASVVNSFASWGVKATHIFYTSLKSDEHAHNQFPALQAFLAERLQAKDTLLLQSIFHSLQKIVGDHLTAARKKGEDKLQSAREVLGELSTAEQEELQANYDKLLAEKNLLGEGLEKAESQFDLEVSKIMQNAYLMPFETRALAEAYLEACQAGFKVGFLFTKQKTEAERENRLELFYQGVLEKIKSQLEWHLREFLGRFLKERRLEDKELLARAQQFTAPLAKEALVGAVKPGARLSGESVINYTESVANEIKLAVKRNLASLEVDILEALQERTAALQVRLAQKSAGLERYIAALEQLKKQEAAAKLAQAEADKLLSQAKEITEEAFCLLAQNEEEFDVVSPQTGQVELVKKAPPCVQTRPKVNEKKAAAVEATDRMKQTASALQQTAHLVHDLPGFAKLARELEEKAARLEHKGFTVALFGAFSAGKSSFANALLGEKVLPVSPNPTTAAINQIKPVNETCPHGTVRVKVKDAKALLDDVNQALRLFEVQAADLADAREKAAALGQGGSVGAAEKTSYAFLQAFARGYAAFGEQLGAVLETTMAEFGDYVAVEEKSCFVEWIDLYYDCPLTRKGITLVDTPGADSINARHTGVAFEFIKNSDAILFVTYYNHAFSKADREFLIQLGRVKDVFQLDKMFFIINAIDLADNEEEKETVLAYVQEQLVKYGVRNPHLYALSSLHALKEKQAQTGAALSGMPVFEEAFYHFIANDLANLAVAASENELRRVGQRVSALIASAREDVSVKAQKRAKLESEQGEVAAVLAQQSVQNLRSSLLQELEELLYYAKQRVFLRFNNFFKEAFNPAVLRDDGRDLKKALRQSLGELLEQIGFDLAQELRATTVRLDRFAQTHGAAYQQSLAERIGEINTDLSFAVFELENREHLEFASAFQETPLEHFGKALACFKNPKAFFEEGESKVMGEALYELLSVLADEYLQREKIRMQTSYDAVLEEEFTRLIGQMTEQAAEFYLSLLSALDGGVPVETLLDIQQRLPQE